Proteins from a genomic interval of Capsicum annuum cultivar UCD-10X-F1 chromosome 4, UCD10Xv1.1, whole genome shotgun sequence:
- the LOC107852484 gene encoding uncharacterized protein LOC107852484 isoform X2 translates to MTAGISGHLPSSVPSCSSHPGSHSDFAGSIGLSDLHLGGTLSSDSDPPMPVHPPTLAPHPRDRNDYGRRYLIPYGTGFTPDAGVGKLVSKCICRHFNGYWTSWQKVPKNDRERIF, encoded by the exons ATGACCGCTGGCATATCCGGACATCTACCATCATCCGTACCCTCCTGTAGCAGTCACCCAGGTTCACACAGTGATTTTGCTGGgtctattgggttgtcggatcttcatcttggaggcactCTATCCAGTGATTCAGATCCACCAATGCCAGTGCATCCACCAACACTTGCTCCACATCCTAGAGACAGAAATGATTATGGGAGACGTTATCTTATTCCATATGGAACAGG GTTTACGCCTGATGCTGGAGTTGGAAAACTTGTGAGTAAATGCATTTGTCGGCACTTCAACGGTTACtggaccagttggcaaaaggttccaaAAAATGACAGAGAAAGaatcttttaa